The Vicia villosa cultivar HV-30 ecotype Madison, WI linkage group LG1, Vvil1.0, whole genome shotgun sequence genome includes a region encoding these proteins:
- the LOC131594138 gene encoding uncharacterized protein LOC131594138, with protein sequence MTHFIISKGDTTNFWSMKAILRGFELMSGLGINFLKSNIFGINVGDWFLEAASSFISCKVGSLPFKYLGVKVGGSPRSTSMWKDLIVFIRKRLAVWRASTKMLNEIRAIQSNFLWSGGDVRKSIHWVCWDTVCKTKEEGGLGIKNVEIMNVALISKWKWRILNENDAVWSGILKARYGKVKLKVLVGDVAVVDRRILYG encoded by the exons atgacacaTTTTATTATTTCGAAGGGTGATACAACAAATTTTTGGAGTATGAAAGCCATTCTTAGAGGATTTGAGTTAATGTCGGGTTTGGGTATAAATTTCCTTAAGAGTAACATCTTTGGAATCAATGTTGGTGATTGGTTTCTTGAAGCGGCTTCTAGTTTTATCTCGTGTAAGGTGGGAAGTCTTCCGTTCAAGTATTTAGGCGTTAAAGTGGGTGGTAGTCCTAGAAGTACTTCAATGTGGAAAGATTTAATTGTGTTCATTAGGAAAAGATTAGCCGTTTGGAGAG CTTCGACGAAGATGTTAAATGAGATTCGGGCgattcaaagtaattttctttggagTGGTGGTGATGTGAGAAAGTCAATCCATTGGGTGTGTTGGGATACCGTTTGTAAAACTAAAGAGGAAGGTGGTTTAGGAATTAAAAATGTGGAAATTATGAATGTGGCTCTTATAAGTAAGTGGAAATGGAGGATTTTAAACGAGAATGATGCGGTTTGGAGTGGTATTCTTAAAGCTAGATACGGCAAGGTGAAGCTTAAGGTTCTAGTAGGTGATGTTGCGGTGGTGGACCGAAGGATTCTATATGGTTGA
- the LOC131622185 gene encoding GDSL esterase/lipase At1g29660-like gives MAFETKVWFVYHLCLLVACHMQYCVNGEASQVPCLFIFGDSLSDSGNNNYIPTRAKADYNPYGIDFPQGPTGRVTNGKTRADITGQLLGLEELIPPFFNIAGYDIMKGVNYASASAGIRNETGKRTAVTNIDFGQQIENHKIIVAQIALKLGSKENAKQYLKKCLYYIYIGTNDYALNYFQPNLYNTSRMYNPEEYAKVLIDQYSVYEKVLYNLGSRKFVAVGLAKIGCTPMILASNPTNGSSCVEKLNDIEAIFSQKLESQVEKFNTEYPDSKAIFINTTAIKIDRSLGFTNLNTSCCPMKSDGFCVRGSTPCPNRREYIFYDGIHPTEHVNNITATKSYDSNNNQKIASPLDIKRLAQLPL, from the exons ATGGCATTTGAAACTAAAGTCTGGTTTGTTTACCATCTTTGTCTCTTGGTTGCATGCCACATGCAATATTGTGTCAATGGAGAAGCATCTCAAGTGCCTTGTCTTTTTATATTTGGAGACTCTTTGTCTGATAGTGGAAATAACAACTATATCCCAACAAGAGCAAAAGCTGATTACAATCCATATGGCATCGACTTTCCCCAAGGCCCCACTGGAAGAGTTACTAATGGAAAAACACGAGCTGACATAACTG GTCAACTACTTGGATTGGAGGAACTCATCCCACCATTTTTTAACATTGCTGGCTATGATATAATGAAAGGTGTTAATTATGCATCAGCTTCTGCTGGAATTCGTAATGAAACTGGAAAACGTACAGCG GTTACTAATATTGACTTTGGACAACAAATTGAAAATCATAAAATTATTGTTGCTCAAATTGCTTTAAAGCTTGGAAGTAAAGAAAATGCCAAACAATATCTAAAAAAGTGCCTGTATTATATTTATATAGGCACCAATGATTATGCAttaaattattttcaacccaATCTCTATAATACAAGTCGCATGTACAACCCCGAAGAGTATGCCAAAGTTCTTATTGACCAATATTCTGTTTATGAAAAG GTTTTGTATAATCTTGGATCAAGAAAATTTGTGGCAGTTGGGCTTGCAAAAATAGGTTGCACTCCAATGATCCTTGCTAGTAATCCTACGAATGGATCATCATGCGTTGAAAAGCTAAATGATATTGAAGCAATATTTAGTCAGAAGCTTGAATCTCAAGTAGAGAAGTTCAATACCGAATATCCTGATTCCAAAGCTATTTTTATAAATACTACTGCTATCAAAATAGACCGCTCTCTTG GTTTTACCAATTTGAATACATCTTGTTGTCCAATGAAATCTGATGGATTTTGTGTTCGTGGCTCAACACCATGCCCAAATAGAAGAGAGTACATTTTTTATGATGGTATTCATCCAACAGAACATGTTAACAACATCACTGCAACAAAATCGTACGATAGTAATAATAATCAAAAGATAGCTTCTCCATTGGATATTAAGCGTCTCGCTCAACTCCCGCTTTAA
- the LOC131622192 gene encoding GDSL esterase/lipase At1g29670-like yields MAFETKFWFVYHLCLLIACFMQHCVNGNSSQVPCLFIFGDSFSDSGNNNYIPTTAKADYKPYGIDFPKGPTGRFTNGKTQIDIIGELLGFDSFIPPFANTTGFDIMKGVNYASASSGIRNETGKRTTGTNIDYGQQINNHKIIVARIATKLGGFRNARQYLNKCLYYIYIGTNDYALNYFQPNLYNTSRMYNPEEYAKVLIDQYSVYGKALYNYGAKKFVAVGLGKIGCTPMILANSSVNGSCVEKLNDIEAIFSRKLRSLVNRLNTEHPDSKTIFINTTAIRVDRSHGFTNLNTSCCPMNSDGLCIRGSTPCPNRTEYIYYDGIHPTEAANKITATASYDSNNNPKIAFPLDIKHLAQLQF; encoded by the exons ATGGCATTTGAAACTAAATTCTGGTTTGTTTACCATCTTTGTCTCTTGATTGCATGCTTCATGCAACACTGTGTCAATGGAAATTCATCTCAAGTGCCTTGTCTTTTTATATTTGGAGACTCGTTCTCTGACAGTGGAAATAACAACTATATCCCAACAACTGCAAAAGCTGATTACAAGCCATATGGCATTGACTTTCCCAAAGGCCCAACTGGAAGATTTACCAATGGGAAAACACAAATTGACATAATTG GTGAACTACTTGGATTTGACAGTTTCATCCCACCGTTTGCAAATACTACTGGCTTTGATATAATGAAAGGTGTTAATTATGCATCAGCTTCTTCTGGAATTCGTAATGAAACTGGAAAACGTACAACG GGTACTAATATCGACTATGGACAACAGATTAACAATCACAAAATTATTGTTGCTCGAATTGCTACGAAGCTTGGAGGTTTTAGAAATGCCAGACAATATTTAAATAAGTGCTTGTATTACATTTATATAGGCACCAATGATTATGCAttaaattattttcaacccaATCTCTATAATACAAGTCGCATGTACAACCCCGAAGAGTATGCCAAAGTTCTTATTGACCAATATTCTGTTTATGGAAAG GCTTTGTATAATTATGGGGCAAAAAAATTTGTGGCAGTTGGGCTTGGAAAGATCGGTTGCACTCCAATGATCCTCGCTAATAGTTCTGTGAATGGATCATGtgttgaaaagttaaatgatatTGAAGCAATATTTAGTCGCAAGCTTAGATCTCTAGTAAATCGACTCAATACCGAACATCCTGATtccaaaactatttttataaatacTACTGCTATCAGAGTAGACCGTTCACATG GTTTTACCAATTTGAATACATCTTGTTGTCCAATGAATTCTGATGGTCTTTGTATTCGTGGCTCAACACCATGCCCGAATAGAACAGAGTACATTTATTATGATGGTATTCATCCAACAGAAGCTGCTAACAAGATCACTGCAACAGCTTCGTACGATAGTAATAATAATCCAAAGATAGCTTTTCCATTGGATATTAAACATCTCGCTCAACtccaattttaa